The region TCCTTAGGGTACTCACAATTTTTTAACAACtctaataaaagtaaaaaaaaaaaaaaaaaaaaaaaaaaaatattctgcaataataaaatacattcatataataaaatattccaAGGTTAGACAGGAAATTTTTTTAACATACCAGGGGTGGGAGGAGCCAAAGGCATGGAGGGTGAGGAGTCATGGCATGCAAAAGTGAGGCTATCCTATGCTGGGATGTGAAGGATGAGGATGGACAACATGCAGAAACTTCAGTGACCTCAGAGGCCTCAGCCTCATGCAGTCAAATCTCTCAGCATTCGCTCAATCTGTACATCTATTACATGTCAGTGTTTTGATTGTGAGCTTACTTGAGCTTATTCAAATGAGTGTGAAGAAGAACATCCTATAATTCATGACATAAAAATTCAACTTTAAATCAtagttttatttgtatatattcttATCTAAAGCAGCTTAATTAAATGTCCTCTATCATTATATAAAAGCTTATTCAGCtggtaaattaaattattactaAAATATTCTAACAGCACAAATCAAcaacaaaagtttaaaatatatatttttaatttattcattttattttaacatagaTGTTCAATCAACATAGGTCTCAATGTTCCAACACCATCTTCACCAaacagaattaaaatgaaatgctGGTTTTCAATCATAACTCTCAAAAAATTAATTGGAAAAACAAAGTGAGAACTACAACTGTCAAATCCTTAGATGAATATTTTAATAGGGTTGGCACACAATAAGAGCCcacatttggaacaacataCCACCCATACAACATACAAAGTACATTATGGGTTTGTTGCAACAGAAAATACTGTAATTAGAAAGCTGCTAAACATGACCGCAGCAAAGACAGAAAGGTGGTAATTTCCAAAACagaataatgtattaattacaTATgagaaacattttattcatgCTGGTGTAAAATTTCTAAATAAATATGACACTTTATATCTATTACTGCTACCATTAAATGTGcgatttattttagattttacaGATTGTTTGACCTAATTTCCTAATTTCCAGAGTTCATTCAGTATTGTTAATCAGGTGTAAAACATTCATGTATAAAATATGCTTGCTGAAAAAGCTGTGGTGACTGATAACCGGCCTTGACTGTAAGACAACTGTGGTTTTCTACGGTTCTCAAATGGTCCCAAAATAATTTCATTAAGACCTATAAGTGCAATGTTACTTGTTGAATAGAAGATGCTGAGAAAAGACACCCAGCAACATCCTTGTATTAAGACATTTTACATTCTTCTTTCCCCTTGCCCTTTCCTTTCCCTTTTCCACTTTTTTTAGATTCTTTTCTATAATTTTCCTTCTGACTCCCTGTGGCTTCCTGCTCTCCTGAAATATTTGATGCCTTGATTTCATGGTGAATGGAACTATCAATCTCTTGGCATACATCTGTTGCCTCCACCTCGGAAATTTGATTAACTTCTTTACTGAGTGTCACATCTTCTGATGTCTGCTGATGCTCCTCAAATGCATCAGGTTTGTCATGCTGCTGATCATTAGGTCTGACTTCATTGTTGGTTTCGCTGTCCTCTGTTAAACATCTTTCTACATCTGTGGCTGTTTGTGGGTTTTCTGTAGCATGACAATCATCTTCATGCTCCTTTGGCTTTGATTTCTGATCTGAATGTTCCAGACATTCATCTCCTTTGGTCTGGTCCTCATCCTTGGCATTCCTTTGGCATTCCTGGCTTGCTTCTTGTGCATTTTCTTTTAACAAAGAAGAGTCCTCATTTGGTTGATCTAGAAGGTTTCTTAAAGGGGCACCTGATGATGCTTCAAGGTCcatttcatcaaaatcaaacgATTCTCCTTcgtcttcctcctcctcctcctcctcatctttTTCCTTGAGTTCTTGAAGAACCGCATCTGACTTTACCAGAAGGTCTTCATCATCTTCAGGCAGTTGCAAATTAATTGTAACCTGATCTTGGATTGATTTTTCCTCCTGAGCTTTTTCTACCTTGGGTTCTTGTTCAGAAGCTTCTAAATCTACAACCGTTTCCTGATTTGCTTCATTGGAAGACAGGTGATCCTCATGTATAACCTGAATCTGTGTTTCAACTGAAGGAGTGTCTTCAACATGGCATCCATCATGATCTTGGATAGATCTTTCCTCCTGAACTTTTTCTACCTTGGGTTCTTGGTCAGAAGCTTCTAAATCTACAACCGTTTCCTGATTTGCTTCATTGGAAGACAGGTGATCCTCATGTATATCCTGAATCTGTGTTTCAATTAAAGGAGTGTCTTCAACATGGCATCCATCATGATCTTGGATTGATCTTTCCTCCTGAACTTTTTCTACCTTGGGTTCTTGGTCAGAAGCTTCTAAATCTACAACCGTTTCCTGATTTGCTTCATTGGAAGACAGGTGATCCTCATGTATATCCTGAATCTGTGTTTCAATTAAAGGAGTGTCTTCAACATGGCATCCATCATGATCTTGGATTGATATTTCCTCCTGAACTTTTTCTACCTTGGGTTCTTGGTCAGAAGCTTCTAAATCTACAACCGTTTCCTGATTTGCTTCATTGGAAGACAGGTGATCCTCATGGATAACCTGAATCTGTGTTTCAATTAAAGGGGTATCTTCAACATGGCCACCATCAAACACTTTTTCACTAGGCACATTAAGGTTTTCCTCATCTAGCTCATCTTTTGTCTTAATCTCTTCCTGGTCCACATCTGCTCCAATACTGTCTTGAAGTTGACTTTCCATTGGCTGATCAATAGGTTGTTCCTGGATTACATTTTCAGTGTCATTTTCCACATTCTCCATCACAGGGGAACTTATCTTATCAGGCATATCTTGATCTTCAGAGATAGTGTCGCCATCTAGATCAATATTTTGGAGCCTTTCCTTCTGTTCTTCTACTTCACAGTCCAGGTGAGTCTTCACAGTCTTCTCTTCCTTGATGCCTACCAATGAAGAATTCTCAATGTTCTCAGAGCTGCTGATGGACTCAACGAACACTCCAACAGCATTTATGGGCTGAACAGAAGGTTCATGAGGCAGTGATGTTTCTGCTTCTGAAGCCATAAGCTCATTGCTGAGGATTACAGGTTCTGGATCAGGATTGGTTGAATCCTCAGTGTGGTCATCAATAATGTTTGCAGGGTTAGAGATAATATCGTTGGACAGATCATCTAAAAGGACATCATTGCTAGATTCAGGGCAATCGGAATTTGATATGGTTTTAGAAATTTCTGCCGAATCAGCTTCATCTGTAACTAACTGAATTTTGTCTTGAGCATCATCAGCATTAATATTTGTGCTTGTTTTTTCAATACAGTCCAATTCTTCGGTTCCTTTATCATCATGTGGGACATCTGTATTCATTGTTGTTGTAAATACATCATTCCCTAAGGGCTTCTCATGGTTTTCTTCTAGACCTTCCATTTCTTGGTTTGGATTGTCTTCACTCAAAACTACTTCATTCTTGTCATCCATTTTTGTCTCACTCTCTTGCTTGTCACTTTGTTTCTGCTTCtgcttgtttttcttcttctttttcttttttttattggaaGCATTGGCACTCTGTGTTTTGGGGAGTGTCTCCATTTGAGATGGTTCCACAAACTCCTCTATGAGTTCATCATCAAGCACAGCCTCATTAGTTTTATCAGTTTCATCATGAATTGAACCAGAGACAGACTCTAAAGTAGTTTCCTCTTTGATTTCCTTACTAGGTTTGACACATTCGCTCTCTTGTTGATCTGTCTCCAAAAGTCCATCCTTGTGAACTTTGCACTCTAATTCTTCAGTATCATATCTTGAATCTTCCTTTATATGTGCCTCAGATTTTATCTCCTCGTTGGGTCTTGTTGCAGTGAGTTCCTCACCAACAGAACTTGGAGGTTCTTCAGGTCTATTCTCAAGCTGCCCTACACCCTGATTCATTTGGTCCCCAAGGTCTCCATTCTCATTTGCTTCTAAAGGTGTCTTTGTAGAACTGAAAGGGGCATGTGAAGACTGTTGATTCCCTTGCATCCTGTCATCCAAATCTTTTTGTTGCTGGTCTTTACACAGCTTCAAGTGATGAGTGCCTGGGAGATGATGGAGGTGTCAGTAGTTAAAGCCAAAAGAAATGTGACTGTAGAAGCCAAAGAGTATCTTGCAAATGTTTAGAGCAAGAAGTAAAAGGAAGAAGGAAAGGAAGGAAAACGAAGACTCCAAGGCAAAGCTCTTAAGCCTATACAAATCAAATGTGTTGAAGGATGTCCCAAAGAAGAAAATCCCACAGTTTAAAGTCAAGAACTGAAGAAACTAATCTGCAATTCCTTCTCTTGATTTTGATTTCAAAGTCAAGAATGATTAAATATTTGCAGCAATTTGATAAACACTTGTCCAGCAGAATATTGGAATATGGACTCAAGAAAGAGACAAGATCATGTAGTGTTTGGTTCATGATATGCCATTAATTAGCTGTACAGTATATGCAAAGTAGACACAGGGAAACAGGAAAGTGTGAGAGAAATGTGCATTCATACCAGGTTCATAGAAACAGTTTAGTTAGACTGGGCTCAAGCTCTATAAGATGAAAATGCAAAGTGGCAAAGATAAAAAGTAATGTAGGCATGCAATGAATTAAGTTAAGAAAAGCAGCTTACCAAGTACACTACTCCCCTCTCGGATTTCAGCGGATGCTGTTTGAGAATTCTGTTCAGCCTTTCCAACTTCTTCCCCTGTTTCTCCATTGGTGGCTAAGTCGAGTCCAAGGACAATACCATGTTTCTGTACAGGAAAACAATTTAACATGAGTAAACTTAGTTTAAAAACAGATTCAGGTTAAATTTAGATACACTAGGCCTAATTTAGAgggtatatatattatatatatatatataaatgtgtctATTTGTTGATGcactaatattataatataatattctgTTCATTCAGTCAGAAGTTGGGTGTTAATGAATCAGtcttgattatattatattctggATCTGGATATTTGTTCTGTTAGGAAATGTTCATTGGAAAAGAATGAGTCCTAGTTTTCACCACACATATCAAtaccttcaaaatatctttgagCTGAACAACCTCATCTCTGAGCTCATCCCGCTCATTTCGAATGGCATCAGAATATTCCTTCTGCCTCTCTAATGCCTGAACAGCACCAGAAGGGATTTGGCAAAGATGCAGCAAAGACGAGAAAAAGAAGGTGAAAGCAATGAAAACATCAATGCTGCAAATGACAAGAACAGGAAAACAGAAAGAGCAGGAAACAGATGTAGAACCAAGCAAATCTATACGttttaaaactgaatttataATTCTCTTAACATGAAGGTAAagtcaaataaaacttttatgGGGAGTTGGATACTGAGGGATCATACCccaatttttttattcttcCACTCAATAGTTTCCTGGAGGTCAGAAATCTCCCTAACAAAGCCATCTTGCTTGAGCCGTAATTGACGGATCTCCTAGAGAGAGGTATTATGCATGGAAGAAGACCAAATATAAAGGAAAATGAGAAGTTGTTCAGGCAGATGAGCAGAAGCCAAGCATTTGAAAGAGACAAAAGTTTCACGACAGAGACATAAATGCAACAATACTCACAGTGAGCAGTTCTTCACTCTGTTTCAATGTCTCCTTCATTTCACTGAACTGAAACTGCAGTATACTATGAGCATGCTTCTCTCGTTCAAGAtcctggaggaaaaaaaaaaaaaacagtactgctttttagtttttttatttcttttaaattcaaaatgaagacatttttacagtgtgagtGTACTCTCTCATTTTTCTCACAAAAcgaaattacaaacaataacaaaaagtTAATTAGTAaacaaattaatgaattaaaattcCAATTAAAAGTTCTTACTATTTAAATGTAAGCTATTATTCGACAATGTATTACAACAAACCATTACTACAACTTACTATAATGCACACCTGACTGTACAGACCTTACACTTTTCCTCAAGCTCACGGCGTGTTTCAAAAAGCATCTCCTCCAGTTCCATTAAAGAGTCTTTTAAAGTGTCCACTTCATACATCATATTGGTCTTCTCATTGTCCAGCTGTGCATTGGACACCATGGCCTTACGGTACTTTTCTTCCACTTCCAAAAGGGAATCCTTCAAAAAGTCAGACACCATAAATCAGCACACTCACAAAACACCTCTGAACACGTATTACAATACTTACTAAATTAACCATGAACACACTTTTAGACTAAATTTCATTACAATATCATGAAGAAAGATGTGTAACTATGTTTTTAGAATAAGATTAAGTCAAAGATGGAAGCAAGGGAGAGAAATCAGACTATAGACTTCTATGGCACAGAAGTATGAACATGCAAGATGAGAGCCAGATAAGAACCAGAGGCCAGATATCACATAATCTCATCATGTTCCGAGTGAACCACTCGCTGATTAAAAAGCACAAATTTGAGCTGTTGTTCCTTAGCCAGCTCTGTCATATGTAACTCAAAGCAGGTTCTTGCTGGGCTTTTGACTGGCACTGTCTTTATCAGACATGTACCTTGAGCTCTTTGAGGTTCTGCATGTGCTTCGCCTCCACATCTTGAATCTGATCCTTAAGCTCATGGATCTCCtgaatgaaaagcatgaaacgTGAGAATGAGGAGGAAGGATAAAGGATGCAGTGGGGGAAGAACAATGGAAGGGTAAAGAGTGCCAGACTGATTTACAGATAAATACTGTGCAAGAAAGTACAAAGCTGTAGAAAATAACAGTGAAGCAGATTATAGCAGGTGCTCAGTCCTACTCCTGAAGAgtttaacaaacaaacaaacatcttGGTTATGAGTCTGCTAAGGGGTAATAATGGAacaacagtttttaaaagtgaTTTTACACTATTATTTACAACAGGATCTCATgggttcaaaaaaaaaagatttttgttttaagagagaaataaaaaccaCTCCTTTCCTGGATTAAAAAAGATCTTGAATTTGAACAATGAATTTGTGACAGctgaatgtaacatttttgaCAAGCCAAACATCTGACatcatgtaatttatttaagatacaaaataaattctgtaaaatatacacatacacatttaaaatgtctcTAGCACATTTTATAATTACCCAAAAATCAAACATAGTTCAGCCCTTATGCACATTATCACGTCTGTCAAAAACTGAGGCTGGCTGTCGGTTGGAATGTTAGAACTAAAAACATCGACACACACTCATGGGCATCAATCACTTCACTGAATATTTGCCGGCTAAGAAACAAATCATTATTACCATATGATCCATCTGTTTTCAAATCCACATCATTTGAATATCATGACATCGATGTCTGTCCAAAAATAATGTGCACAATACACTGTAGTATTTACGAGAAGCAGAGTTCCTTCATTCGTTGAAATTGAATTGGAATGATCAGGGAACTGAATGAAATACTTGCATGCTAAACAGAATGAAAGCCAATGTAACTGAAAAACTTTGCCGGGTTAGTGAACATCGTTCAACACGTGTTGGTTTTGACGGACATTTTTAATGCACAAACTACGCATTCTGATTCTGACATtcctgattttaataatgtaatatgtaatatatattataaacttgacaggtgatttttataaaatgtagtttGAATACTATCCTCTCAGTTGTTTAAAAGATTAAGGCAATTATCAAAGTTTGATAAAACGtttaattttacaataaaagatttttttttttttttttttttttacattacgtacatttttacatgatttgttacatttaattaccCCTTAGCAGATTTTGACTCTTAtgtggttcaggtgtgtttgactaGATGTGACTCTGAAGGAAGGTACTGTAGATCTCTAGGAACCAGACTGAGCAACATGTGAAGAAAGAAAATGACAGTGTACTTCTGTGAAGAAGGTGTATGATGAAAATGAGCAATGACATCTTATCATACAAAAttatactacaaaaaaaaaatatatatataactaaacAAAACGTGATGTGATACAGTGCCGGAAACTACTCAGATTAAAGGGCAATATCTGTGCCCTAAAACGGATTTttaccttttaaaaaaaaaaaaaaaaaaaaacatttttaccttttttttctaaccacgtaaaaaaaacacttaacttAAATCAGATTCTCAGTCTGAATaattacagtcaaaccaaaatttattcagacaccttgaacatagGTGCAcataatacagtttattcactataatggtaataaaatatggcaagatctcagagttaaactgtgtcagaaaaaattaatcttaattaggtctgataacacttaagcaaaacatggtcaggtcaaagtgtctgaataatttttggttccaaatgtttatcaattttactggtagtccactgtatgtcacagtttactttattttgctatcctcacttacataaatgaactatagtgtaatgatacaaaaaatatcaaaaatgtcttaattttcgGTTCGACTGTAtggcttttaatttttaaaatcaaaataaacatcaaatataAATGTGACCGTAAATAAACTAACCCCCTAACTAGAAAGACTCTGAATAGAATATAATGaaatttaattcataaataaataaatattgcatttaCTGTATGTCTGTCGTCTGTCCAATGTAAACAGCAAAAGCATACCAGGAAATCATGGGATGATATAATATGGTTATATAAACCTGCTGTCTAAATTTAAACTGGCACCAGACAAATAGATCAGGACAAACACCTTGATTTCCCGTATGGATGCTTCTGTGTCAGCAGAGATGGATGTATCTCCACTTCCTCTCCGTGAGGATGTCCCACCCAGAGAGGTAAGAGTGGCACCAGATATAGTTGATGCTCGTGAAGAGCCCTAAAAAAACAAGTCATAAGTCAAATCGATTGTTTATACAGCTCACCATGACAATATGCTTAATTGGTAAAAGTTctacacaaataaaacaaagtcACAACCTTTTCTATGTAGTCTCGCTCTAACTTGTCATCAAcctgtaaataaacaaaattatacAAATTCAATAGGTTTTGTAGTCTTGCAAGTCAAGTCGAGCCATTACAAGTCTCTTATTCATTCACTGTGATTATTGTTGTCCACATGCTGTTGACACAAATGTTAGCaacaaagactttttttcaattatttatttattagaggAAGAAAATCAGTTTGATTAATAAGACTGATAAATCAAAATGAAACCAACACGTAATTCTGTAATAATTCTCAAGGTGTTGCAAATATCTTTTTACAATAAACTTGAAGTATAATATTAACAACGGGAAATTTCCATCAAAAATCATGGCACTCAAGAATTCAGTGCTTTTCCACACATAAAATCTTGCTGAAACAAGTGACCACAGACCATGCAGACCATCACCTCAATCCAACATGCCATTTCTTTTATGCataaatacacaaacattttaaaccaGGGCAGGGCATCAATCACCACAGAGCACATGAACCCCGAGATTTCACTCTCGTACCATAGACAGCCTCCCATTAACATTCGGCAGGTCAGGAATGATGACGCGGTCAAGGTCTCTAGAAAGGCCACTGATATTAGCTGTGCTGCGCATAAAACTAGCCACTGAGCTGCTGCTGCAGTCCTCCTGGAAACCACCAGATGGCAGCAATTAACATCAATGCGAGAAGTATTTCAACCATTTAAGTCTTAACGTCCAAGTTTAACAGTTGGCTTTTTGCATGCACCCAAAAGAGGAgtgcacacaaacaaacatcatCTGAGACATCCTATCTTATACTGTTAAAGTAATTAATGGGT is a window of Megalobrama amblycephala isolate DHTTF-2021 linkage group LG6, ASM1881202v1, whole genome shotgun sequence DNA encoding:
- the lrrfip1a gene encoding glutamic acid-rich protein isoform X29 codes for the protein MGSQGPGRKRTTSKNGLTAEEDALNVIAKEAEARLAAKRAARAEAREIRMKELERQQKEVSDDEERMSVGSRSNIRVDDKLERDYIEKGSSRASTISGATLTSLGGTSSRRGSGDTSISADTEASIREIKDSLLEVEEKYRKAMVSNAQLDNEKTNMMYEVDTLKDSLMELEEMLFETRRELEEKCKDLEREKHAHSILQFQFSEMKETLKQSEELLTKHGIVLGLDLATNGETGEEVGKAEQNSQTASAEIREGSSVLGTHHLKLCKDQQQKDLDDRMQGNQQSSHAPFSSTKTPLEANENGDLGDQMNQGVGQLENRPEEPPSSVGEELTATRPNEEIKSEAHIKEDSRYDTEELECKVHKDGLLETDQQESECVKPSKEIKEETTLESVSGSIHDETDKTNEAVLDDELIEEFVEPSQMETLPKTQSANASNKKKKKKKKNKQKQKQSDKQESETKMDDKNEVVLSEDNPNQEMEGLEENHEKPLGNDVFTTTMNTDVPHDDKGTEELDCIEKTSTNINADDAQDKIQLVTDEADSAEISKTISNSDCPESSNDVLLDDLSNDIISNPANIIDDHTEDSTNPDPEPVILSNELMASEAETSLPHEPSVQPINAVGVFVESISSSENIENSSLVGIKEEKTVKTHLDCEVEEQKERLQNIDLDGDTISEDQDMPDKISSPVMENVENDTENVIQEQPIDQPMESQLQDSIGADVDQEEIKTKDELDEENLNVPSEKVFDGGHVEDTPLIETQIQVIHEDHLSSNEANQETVVDLEASDQEPKVEKVQEEISIQDHDGCHVEDTPLIETQIQDIHEDHLSSNEANQETVVDLEASDQEPKVEKVQEERSIQDHDGCHVEDTPLIETQIQDIHEDHLSSNEANQETVVDLEASDQEPKVEKVQEERSIQDHDGCHVEDTPSVETQIQVIHEDHLSSNEANQETVVDLEASEQEPKVEKAQEEKSIQDQVTINLQLPEDDEDLLVKSDAVLQELKEKDEEEEEEEDEGESFDFDEMDLEASSGAPLRNLLDQPNEDSSLLKENAQEASQECQRNAKDEDQTKGDECLEHSDQKSKPKEHEDDCHATENPQTATDVERCLTEDSETNNEVRPNDQQHDKPDAFEEHQQTSEDVTLSKEVNQISEVEATDVCQEIDSSIHHEIKASNISGEQEATGSQKENYRKESKKSGKGKGKGKGKEECKMS
- the lrrfip1a gene encoding intracellular protein transport protein USO1 isoform X8, encoding MGSQGPGRKRTTSKNGLTAEEDALNVIAKEAEARLAAKRAARAEAREIRMKELERQQKEIYQVQKKYYGLDNLDNKWGDIEQWMEDSERYTRVSRRHASVSDDEERMSVGSRSNIRLDLDAAGAYGGLLQAASSHSHKKSKKKKKHSSKTSNGYDDDLSTLSSRSSRLSDESKMLRSSRLDLQSGSLYEDSLYSGSRRSSARASSEYSGFLGSSSRTSSRANSACGSPVEDCSSSSVASFMRSTANISGLSRDLDRVIIPDLPNVNGRLSMVDDKLERDYIEKGSSRASTISGATLTSLGGTSSRRGSGDTSISADTEASIREIKEIHELKDQIQDVEAKHMQNLKELKDSLLEVEEKYRKAMVSNAQLDNEKTNMMYEVDTLKDSLMELEEMLFETRRELEEKCKDLEREKHAHSILQFQFSEMKETLKQSEELLTEIRQLRLKQDGFVREISDLQETIEWKNKKIGALERQKEYSDAIRNERDELRDEVVQLKDILKKHGIVLGLDLATNGETGEEVGKAEQNSQTASAEIREGSSVLGTHHLKLCKDQQQKDLDDRMQGNQQSSHAPFSSTKTPLEANENGDLGDQMNQGVGQLENRPEEPPSSVGEELTATRPNEEIKSEAHIKEDSRYDTEELECKVHKDGLLETDQQESECVKPSKEIKEETTLESVSGSIHDETDKTNEAVLDDELIEEFVEPSQMETLPKTQSANASNKKKKKKKKNKQKQKQSDKQESETKMDDKNEVVLSEDNPNQEMEGLEENHEKPLGNDVFTTTMNTDVPHDDKGTEELDCIEKTSTNINADDAQDKIQLVTDEADSAEISKTISNSDCPESSNDVLLDDLSNDIISNPANIIDDHTEDSTNPDPEPVILSNELMASEAETSLPHEPSVQPINAVGVFVESISSSENIENSSLVGIKEEKTVKTHLDCEVEEQKERLQNIDLDGDTISEDQDMPDKISSPVMENVENDTENVIQEQPIDQPMESQLQDSIGADVDQEEIKTKDELDEENLNVPSEKVFDGGHVEDTPLIETQIQVIHEDHLSSNEANQETVVDLEASDQEPKVEKVQEEISIQDHDGCHVEDTPLIETQIQDIHEDHLSSNEANQETVVDLEASDQEPKVEKVQEERSIQDHDGCHVEDTPLIETQIQDIHEDHLSSNEANQETVVDLEASDQEPKVEKVQEERSIQDHDGCHVEDTPSVETQIQVIHEDHLSSNEANQETVVDLEASEQEPKVEKAQEEKSIQDQVTINLQLPEDDEDLLVKSDAVLQELKEKDEEEEEEEDEGESFDFDEMDLEASSGAPLRNLLDQPNEDSSLLKENAQEASQECQRNAKDEDQTKGDECLEHSDQKSKPKEHEDDCHATENPQTATDVERCLTEDSETNNEVRPNDQQHDKPDAFEEHQQTSEDVTLSKEVNQISEVEATDVCQEIDSSIHHEIKASNISGEQEATGSQKENYRKESKKSGKGKGKGKGKEECKMS
- the lrrfip1a gene encoding intracellular protein transport protein USO1 isoform X10, with the translated sequence MGSQGPGRKRTTSKNGLTAEEDALNVIAKEAEARLAAKRAARAEAREIRMKELERQQKEIYQVQKKYYGLDNLDNKWGDIEQWMEDSERYTRVSRRHASVSDDEERMSVGSRSNIRLDLDAAGAYGGLLQAASSHSHKKSKKKKKHSSKTSNGYDDDLSTLSSRGSLYEDSLYSGSRRSSARASSEYSGFLGSSSRTSSRANSACGSPVEDCSSSSVASFMRSTANISGLSRDLDRVIIPDLPNVNGRLSMVDDKLERDYIEKGSSRASTISGATLTSLGGTSSRRGSGDTSISADTEASIREIKEIHELKDQIQDVEAKHMQNLKELKDSLLEVEEKYRKAMVSNAQLDNEKTNMMYEVDTLKDSLMELEEMLFETRRELEEKCKDLEREKHAHSILQFQFSEMKETLKQSEELLTEIRQLRLKQDGFVREISDLQETIEWKNKKIGALERQKEYSDAIRNERDELRDEVVQLKDILKKHGIVLGLDLATNGETGEEVGKAEQNSQTASAEIREGSSVLGTHHLKLCKDQQQKDLDDRMQGNQQSSHAPFSSTKTPLEANENGDLGDQMNQGVGQLENRPEEPPSSVGEELTATRPNEEIKSEAHIKEDSRYDTEELECKVHKDGLLETDQQESECVKPSKEIKEETTLESVSGSIHDETDKTNEAVLDDELIEEFVEPSQMETLPKTQSANASNKKKKKKKKNKQKQKQSDKQESETKMDDKNEVVLSEDNPNQEMEGLEENHEKPLGNDVFTTTMNTDVPHDDKGTEELDCIEKTSTNINADDAQDKIQLVTDEADSAEISKTISNSDCPESSNDVLLDDLSNDIISNPANIIDDHTEDSTNPDPEPVILSNELMASEAETSLPHEPSVQPINAVGVFVESISSSENIENSSLVGIKEEKTVKTHLDCEVEEQKERLQNIDLDGDTISEDQDMPDKISSPVMENVENDTENVIQEQPIDQPMESQLQDSIGADVDQEEIKTKDELDEENLNVPSEKVFDGGHVEDTPLIETQIQVIHEDHLSSNEANQETVVDLEASDQEPKVEKVQEEISIQDHDGCHVEDTPLIETQIQDIHEDHLSSNEANQETVVDLEASDQEPKVEKVQEERSIQDHDGCHVEDTPLIETQIQDIHEDHLSSNEANQETVVDLEASDQEPKVEKVQEERSIQDHDGCHVEDTPSVETQIQVIHEDHLSSNEANQETVVDLEASEQEPKVEKAQEEKSIQDQVTINLQLPEDDEDLLVKSDAVLQELKEKDEEEEEEEDEGESFDFDEMDLEASSGAPLRNLLDQPNEDSSLLKENAQEASQECQRNAKDEDQTKGDECLEHSDQKSKPKEHEDDCHATENPQTATDVERCLTEDSETNNEVRPNDQQHDKPDAFEEHQQTSEDVTLSKEVNQISEVEATDVCQEIDSSIHHEIKASNISGEQEATGSQKENYRKESKKSGKGKGKGKGKEECKMS
- the lrrfip1a gene encoding intracellular protein transport protein USO1 isoform X6 — translated: MGSQGPGRKRTTSKNGLTAEEDALNVIAKEAEARLAAKRAARAEAREIRMKELERQQKEIYQVQKKYYGLDNLDNKWGDIEQWMEDSERYTRVSRRHASVSDDEERMSVGSRSNIRLDLDAAGAYGGLLQAASSHSHKKSKKKKKHSSKTSNGYDDDLSTLSSRSSRLSDESKMLRSSRLDLQSSAYYSSELYSSSSSYSSKHQVPSYSGYQGSLYEDSLYSGSRRSSARASSEYSGFLGSSSRTSSRANSACGSPVEDCSSSSVASFMRSTANISGLSRDLDRVIIPDLPNVNGRLSMVDDKLERDYIEKGSSRASTISGATLTSLGGTSSRRGSGDTSISADTEASIREIKDSLLEVEEKYRKAMVSNAQLDNEKTNMMYEVDTLKDSLMELEEMLFETRRELEEKCKDLEREKHAHSILQFQFSEMKETLKQSEELLTEIRQLRLKQDGFVREISDLQETIEWKNKKIGALERQKEYSDAIRNERDELRDEVVQLKDILKKHGIVLGLDLATNGETGEEVGKAEQNSQTASAEIREGSSVLGTHHLKLCKDQQQKDLDDRMQGNQQSSHAPFSSTKTPLEANENGDLGDQMNQGVGQLENRPEEPPSSVGEELTATRPNEEIKSEAHIKEDSRYDTEELECKVHKDGLLETDQQESECVKPSKEIKEETTLESVSGSIHDETDKTNEAVLDDELIEEFVEPSQMETLPKTQSANASNKKKKKKKKNKQKQKQSDKQESETKMDDKNEVVLSEDNPNQEMEGLEENHEKPLGNDVFTTTMNTDVPHDDKGTEELDCIEKTSTNINADDAQDKIQLVTDEADSAEISKTISNSDCPESSNDVLLDDLSNDIISNPANIIDDHTEDSTNPDPEPVILSNELMASEAETSLPHEPSVQPINAVGVFVESISSSENIENSSLVGIKEEKTVKTHLDCEVEEQKERLQNIDLDGDTISEDQDMPDKISSPVMENVENDTENVIQEQPIDQPMESQLQDSIGADVDQEEIKTKDELDEENLNVPSEKVFDGGHVEDTPLIETQIQVIHEDHLSSNEANQETVVDLEASDQEPKVEKVQEEISIQDHDGCHVEDTPLIETQIQDIHEDHLSSNEANQETVVDLEASDQEPKVEKVQEERSIQDHDGCHVEDTPLIETQIQDIHEDHLSSNEANQETVVDLEASDQEPKVEKVQEERSIQDHDGCHVEDTPSVETQIQVIHEDHLSSNEANQETVVDLEASEQEPKVEKAQEEKSIQDQVTINLQLPEDDEDLLVKSDAVLQELKEKDEEEEEEEDEGESFDFDEMDLEASSGAPLRNLLDQPNEDSSLLKENAQEASQECQRNAKDEDQTKGDECLEHSDQKSKPKEHEDDCHATENPQTATDVERCLTEDSETNNEVRPNDQQHDKPDAFEEHQQTSEDVTLSKEVNQISEVEATDVCQEIDSSIHHEIKASNISGEQEATGSQKENYRKESKKSGKGKGKGKGKEECKMS